CGGTATTTTAAGGATGTTGCGAACCAAACAAGGCTCCGGAGCAAACGCTTCGGAGCCTCGAAAATTTTAGTGAAATTTATCTATTTGCCTGACGCCACCTGCAACTTGAATTGTGCCAATTCGAGGCGTTCACGCAGAGGGGCGGTTTCTTCAACCGGTGATTGTGAGGCAGCAGCTAAGGCTTTCTCGGCGGCATCGCGTTCCGCTTTGGTAGCGACTACGTCGATCTCATCAGCACCCTCGGCATTGTCAGCCAAAACCGAAACCCGGTCCGAACTTACCTCTACGAATCCGCCTGAGATCGCAAATTTATCAGAAGTGCCCTTGGCCGTATATGATACGACGCCGGGCTTTAGAGCCGACACGAGCGGAGCGTGATTGGGCAGGATCCCGGCATCGCCGGTCGCGGTCGGCACGGTGACCGAATCGACTTCGGCGT
This is a stretch of genomic DNA from Chloracidobacterium sp.. It encodes these proteins:
- the atpC gene encoding ATP synthase F1 subunit epsilon produces the protein MLKLEIVTPERKVFDAEVDSVTVPTATGDAGILPNHAPLVSALKPGVVSYTAKGTSDKFAISGGFVEVSSDRVSVLADNAEGADEIDVVATKAERDAAEKALAAASQSPVEETAPLRERLELAQFKLQVASGK